A stretch of DNA from Montipora capricornis isolate CH-2021 chromosome 1, ASM3666992v2, whole genome shotgun sequence:
TCGTGTACCTTGAAAGTGAAAGACTCATAACTCGGCCACAGCTGGCAGAAATGCTGGGAGGTTAGTCAGTACCAGTCTCAACCCGTACCAATCAAAGCTATACGGTGTGAgtggtacatgtatgtattttcAACTCTATTTTTCTGCACAAAAGAAACAGTAATTTCTTGAAAGTGTAagtcaggggcggatccagcattttttgaaagtgggggccgaacaagaatactaatgagcgcgcgttagcgcgcctcagtagcgccttaggcgctactttctaggggggtctgggggcatgccccccagaaaattttgaaaatttgggtactcttacatgcactcTGGTGCGATCTGGAACGTAatgtatcaggattccatattgaataaaattataagttatggttataatgatgcatggtttttgactcttcgcttcaaagtcacaaaatatatataattatatatataggcattaagattttacgttgttacagtctctgtaagataggttgactgtagacaagtatttcgcatccagtcttcttcctcatttcgaaaggataatattaacgcctgtaagttgaaagtttattcgcacaactttggtcatactattagcgaaaaatcacgctttagctaaaaaaatcaaaagctccaacagactgcttataaaatgataaaatattgtatcttttgacaaaaaaaaaaaatctccgacgaactgaaagggggggccgcggccgccTCGGCCCCCctccctaaatccgcccctgtaAGTTCTTTCGTTGCAAGCCTCGACCGTGAAGCAAACTGTTACAGTTCGTGTGCAGCGCGAACTCGAAACctcaataaattttaaaaaagtttgaaaacgtCGTTAGGACTTACTGTGAGTTATTCCCTCTCGAGGAGAAATCTATAAGTAAGTACTTCAGTTAAAAGGAGTCTCCTTTCCAACAAAAACAACTCTTTAACGACAGGGAATAGTGTTTACaacgtttgtatccgaaatattAGATACTTATTTTGTCTTCTGGCAGACTTTCCGGGCCTTGCTATGTTAAATAATTGTCACGTGTTACGCCCGCCTTAtcgttattttattattattttttaacgcTCTTGGTGTCAAAACAACAGTGGGTAACCATAACACGCCACAGTTATTGTCTGAAGATAGCGGCCCGCGGGagatttttaataattatttattttatttttatttttctgataCAAGAAGTTTAAACAAGAAAGTTTGATTCTTGAGTAGAAGTAGAGGCTcacttgaaaaaacatatcggcaaatttatttctttcattttttcactgttttattctcttgttgttgtttttttttttttcttacaccaCGTAGTTGATGTGTTTAATGCCCTGTTCATCCAGTGCAGGTTGAGAGGGGTTCTGGTGGTTTCCACATTGATCTCGAAGATTTTTTAACTGGCCTTCTTCTTCTAGCAAATGAGCTGGTAAGTTTAAGCTCTGCAATGTACCATCTTTACGGTCAGTCTTTTTTATCTACTAAATGCAATTGGCGTTTAAGAAAATTATCCTTTTTCGGAATATCTGCATTGATTGAACAGACGGTACACATTGCGGTGCGTTCTGTTTTTGTTAAATGGTTTTGTTGCGATGTTgtcaatagggacctttagattttacgacgaggacgagaacgagtacgagttttgactgcccgtttttagcgaaaatactaaggaaaatttataacccgtacgcttaatcCTACTCTTTGTTACAAtgtagcagtataggttgctcagtttttcttattgctggtaactgagcctttttgcttatcaaaaaaaagccaaaactgctactgtgttattgttttgattcgacgacatttttgcaaaacctcgtactaaaatgacggcgtcatcacgtttttcccgccaaaatgacgctggtttgcgtgcGCTCACTGTTgccttatgagaaaatctcgtagtcgttctcgtactagaatcttaaggtctctaataGTATCCTTTGCGTTTTTTAATTCGTAAAAAGAGCGATGAAATCATTGTGAGTCTAAAAATCAACGTGTTTTGAATGTTCTGCCCTCCCACTGATGATACGGCAATATTATTTTGTCTTACCATTGTTAAAGCACCGTAGactaacgaaccaacatttAGCTTTCGTCCTAATTTTTATCTAAAAAAGTAGTCATTGATAGGGCGAAAAACTAGGCCGTCATTTAAACAACCCAGATCGTCTTACTTGTAAATGTAACAGAATGCCCTTTTTTATGGCTTGTAGATGTTGTTCAGTCTTCTTTCATTCAGCGTTTAAAAGGCCGCTGGTCTGAAACACGGAATGacctaggacgagaacgaccacgagtacgagattttctaaTAGAACAACGGTGAGCGCGCGCGAAGCAGCGTCGTTTTGGCGGGAAAGAACGTGAtacgtcattttagtacgaggttttgcaaaaatgtcgccGTGTCaaacaagtcaccaacacggtagcatttttggcatttttcgatctgGGAAAGGCTGAGTTACCATTattaagaataactgagcaacctatgctgcTAGCAAAAAGTAAGATTGATCGTTTGagttataaattttctaagtattttcgctaaaaacaggCAGTCAAATctttgttacgaaaaatagcattgcgtgactagcgttactttctagaggcTTCCCGaaagagttcgtagtttgtttatttttaggtttgtgcgtaagcgtttctaaattggtgtgttttgtaatctttttaTAATTTGATTGATTACTATtgtgagagtatataagtagacgagtctacgcggggtttttttaaactagtttttcacaagcgaagagagttggcgttagccctgtttagtcaagtgtgacagaagcagtgtttattcaagttggcggaggccgtgtaagtttatcgagtacGTGCTTTTTAGACTTTTACTttgtggaaactacgttcactttggaataaatcttcttgttgttgttccgacaaccctgcgttcagtttagtttgcaaactacctttcctcaaaacattcgaactcgtaacaatcTTGTACTCGTACTCAtcctcgtactagaatctaaaggtagGTAAGCGTGGAGGCAGCGTGGTCGGGTGGTTAGcggggcgttgggtttgcatgcggctgctccgggttcaaatcccattccgTAATTAGTGCTGGTAAACAATATTTATAAAGGTTAGTACGAATTGTAAGACGGTTACCATCTAGGAACTGGTGTAAGTACCTATCTCAGTTAAAGATCATTTACTATCTTTTAGTCGGGTGGATTCGTGATTGGGCTGGGGGTAGAGCTTAGTTTCAGTTATTGAAACTGCCGGATTTCCTCTATTAAAAACCTTGACCGGCTGCCGGTTATCTTGAACAATTGTGACGTGTAACGGTTCTTCTACAAAAGCTATTTGTGTTCGAAAAATAgagcaaccgtaacacgtctcagttgttcaagatggcggcgatcGAGAAATTTGAACGTGAAAATCGGCGATTGTAAAACTCGTTTTTCTCTGgtacacttttgaaatattataatacaaatttgattgcaaacattgtTATTCTTAAGAAGGAGTGGgaaattcttttttaaaaaaaatggcctCTGATCACGCGACCTTGTAGGCTTTTTATGGAAATAGCGTACCGGCATTGAATACCTGTGCCACGGCTTCAAGTCAGCGTTGTATTTCATTGCAGTCGCGGTTTGCAGTAAACAGCGTCACAGCTGCAGATTACCGTCGACCTTTCCGGATCGCTATGTTTGTGGCTGAGCTTGATGCTGGCTTCAGGTTATTAAACTTTAAAAACGATTTTCTTCGAAAGAAGTTCGACGGCCTTAAATACGATCTCAAGAAAATCGAAGGAGTTGTTTACGATTTGTCAATCAGAGGACTTAAACCTGTAAATGAAGAAAGCGGCCAAACTTGATCAACTAAGGGCGACTTGTACAATCCTTTGGTAGGACAAGATATTTTGTGTTAATTTGACTTCTCCGAAGTATCCCACAGAgaagttttgttttaatgttgcccGTCCCTTGAGAACCCTGACCGGCACGCAGTAAAACAGACTGCGGTGATAtcggaaataaataaataaataaaatattggaaagcttcttctttttc
This window harbors:
- the LOC138052406 gene encoding translin-like, which produces MMAKEEKQGESEHKGVIPFFASFQEYLSSDQGIREEIRTVIRDLEQSAREILAVLQAVHQTPNGEAVKKICAKGRQMFDVAKSHYASLVEKIPAGQYYRFCDHWWFASQRFAFLGSFIVYLESERLITRPQLAEMLGVQVERGSGGFHIDLEDFLTGLLLLANELSRFAVNSVTAADYRRPFRIAMFVAELDAGFRLLNFKNDFLRKKFDGLKYDLKKIEGVVYDLSIRGLKPVNEESGQT